A window from Chloroflexota bacterium encodes these proteins:
- a CDS encoding (Fe-S)-binding protein produces the protein MNTDVGKPGLVIPDSDNERVRFEGLTDEDLAQCVHCGLCLNACPTYRETGLEMESPRGRIYLVKAAKEERIPINETFLQHIFLCLDCRACETACPSGVQYGKIIEAARGEATQAKPGGMVPRFLRWLVFKQTFPFPGRLSLVANILRFYQSSGLQKLVRGSGVLKLFGQFGHAETMLPKLSDEFYAAPDVEVVPARGETKRRVGFVTGCIMPYFFGETNRATVSVLTRNGCEVVIPKSQRCCGALGVHAGDRETAKDLARQNIDAFEPYDLDVIISNAAGCGTALKEYDILLELDPKYALRARDFSEKVKDVSEFLADIEVDTSFGPVNKRVTYQDACHLAHGQRVRAQPRALLQAIPGLEFVEMKNSDHCCGSAGVYNVVQADMAQRIVAPKVKNIAATDAELVVVGNPGCMLQMDSALAASGETTRSIHTMELLEEAYQAAESNEHDNSNA, from the coding sequence GTGAATACCGATGTCGGCAAGCCAGGGCTCGTTATTCCAGATTCTGACAATGAACGTGTACGCTTTGAAGGCCTTACGGATGAGGACCTTGCCCAATGCGTGCACTGCGGACTTTGTCTCAATGCGTGTCCCACGTACCGGGAAACGGGCCTCGAGATGGAGAGTCCGCGGGGCCGCATCTATCTCGTCAAAGCGGCCAAAGAAGAGCGCATTCCAATCAATGAGACGTTTCTGCAACACATATTCCTTTGTTTGGATTGCCGGGCCTGCGAGACTGCCTGTCCATCGGGAGTACAGTATGGCAAGATCATCGAGGCAGCGCGCGGCGAGGCGACACAAGCGAAGCCCGGTGGGATGGTCCCACGCTTCCTGCGCTGGCTCGTGTTCAAACAAACATTTCCATTTCCCGGCAGACTGAGTCTGGTTGCCAACATCCTCCGTTTCTACCAATCCTCCGGTTTGCAGAAGTTAGTGCGAGGCAGCGGTGTCTTGAAGCTCTTCGGGCAGTTCGGTCATGCCGAAACGATGCTGCCAAAGTTGTCTGACGAATTCTATGCCGCGCCCGACGTGGAGGTAGTCCCAGCTCGTGGTGAGACGAAACGCCGGGTGGGGTTTGTGACCGGTTGCATCATGCCATACTTTTTCGGTGAAACGAATCGGGCAACCGTAAGCGTCCTTACGCGCAATGGGTGCGAGGTGGTGATACCCAAGAGCCAACGCTGCTGCGGCGCTTTAGGTGTCCATGCCGGGGACCGTGAGACAGCCAAAGACTTGGCCCGGCAGAACATTGACGCCTTTGAACCCTATGACTTGGACGTTATCATCAGCAACGCGGCCGGCTGCGGTACTGCGCTCAAGGAGTACGACATTCTGCTTGAGCTTGATCCCAAATATGCCCTCCGCGCCCGCGACTTTTCAGAGAAGGTGAAAGACGTTAGCGAATTCTTAGCCGATATTGAGGTAGACACGTCGTTTGGGCCGGTAAACAAGCGCGTAACGTATCAAGATGCTTGCCACCTGGCGCACGGACAGCGGGTGCGAGCACAGCCGCGCGCCCTGCTGCAAGCAATACCGGGACTTGAATTTGTAGAGATGAAGAACTCCGATCACTGTTGCGGCAGCGCAGGCGTATATAACGTTGTGCAGGCCGACATGGCGCAGCGCATTGTAGCGCCGAAAGTCAAGAATATCGCGGCAACGGACGCTGAACTCGTCGTTGTTGGCAATCCGGGTTGTATGTTGCAAATGGACAGCGCCCTGGCTGCAAGCGGAGAAACAACGCGATCAATTCACACAATGGAACTGCTTGAAGAAGCCTATCAGGCAGCGGAGAGCAATGAGCACGATAATTCTAACGCATGA